The following coding sequences are from one Nicotiana tabacum cultivar K326 chromosome 1, ASM71507v2, whole genome shotgun sequence window:
- the LOC107800677 gene encoding 14 kDa proline-rich protein DC2.15-like, with product MDSKRYLVTLFLLFNILFFTLVSGCWSGCNNNPPTPKPNPNPNPNPNPSPSKGHCPRDALKLGVCAKVLNGPIGAVIGTPPDMPCCSVLGGLLDLEAAVCLCTALKANILGINIDIPIALSLLINTCGKSLPSDFTCA from the coding sequence ATGGATTCAAAGAGATACTTAGTTACTCTCTTTTTACTCTTTAACATTCTTTTCTTTACCCTTGTAAGTGGCTGCTGGAGTGGCTGCAATAATAATCCACCaactccaaaaccaaatccgaacCCGAACCCAAATCCTAACCCTAGCCCATCAAAGGGACACTGCCCTAGAGATGCCCTAAAACTAGGTGTTTGTGCCAAGGTGCTGAACGGACCCATCGGAGCCGTCATCGGAACCCCACCGGACATGCCTTGTTGTTCCGTACTAGGTGGACTTTTGGATCTTGAAGCTGCAGTTTGCCTTTGCACTGCACTGAAAGCCAACATTCTTGGAATCAACATTGATATTCCCATTGCACTAAGCTTGCTTATTAATACTTGTGGGAAAAGCCTACCATCTGACTTCACTTGTGCCTAA